The Corylus avellana chromosome ca8, CavTom2PMs-1.0 genome has a segment encoding these proteins:
- the LOC132190028 gene encoding F-box protein AUF1 has translation MDGFDPIPDSLVLLIFNFVSDVKTLIRCRVVSKRFNSLVSQADSLLLKVDRVITPESSDADSLSFPLTFIRSILKNLHKLVSHKPHPTRTHRSLLNLPAQILRGFQGIRDLEIELPSGDLKLEKNAAVKWRAEFGKNLRSCVIFGFRELRSSQPSQISADFGEVGFAGGLKLRVVWTISALVAASARHHLLREVVKEQKQLERLVLRDKDGEGTVVMDKDGLREFREDPAQLQVSDDLSVVSGGEGGQGQGMWERKLGGRTPVPSVRLRMRHVLKLEVEGGAWMGGATLVIVKPTSSNWRDDGAQPQQQALEGDVEDEEEKDAELALEAFGGGVYGEAVRALVKTRGYLLEMNSF, from the coding sequence ATGGACGGCTTCGATCCAATCCCGGACTCGCTGGTCCTCCTCATCTTCAACTTCGTCTCCGATGTGAAGACCCTGATTCGCTGCCGGGTCGTCTCCAAGCGATTTAACTCGCTCGTCTCTCAAGCCGACTCGCTCCTCCTCAAAGTCGACCGTGTCATTACGCCCGAGTCCAGCGACGCTGACTCGTTGTCGTTCCCGCTCACCTTCATCCGCTCGATCCTCAAGAACTTGCACAAGCTCGTGTCGCACAAGCCCCACCCGACCCGAACCCACCGCTCCCTCCTGAATTTGCCCGCCCAAATTCTGCGCGGGTTCCAGGGGATCAGAGACCTGGAGATCGAGCTGCCCTCCGGCGACCTGAAGCTGGAGAAAAACGCGGCAGTCAAGTGGAGGGCGGAGTTCGGGAAAAACCTGAGGAGCTGCGTGATCTTCGGGTTCCGCGAACTACGAAGCTCGCAGCCGTCACAGATTTCGGCGGACTTCGGCGAGGTGGGTTTCGCGGGAGGGCTGAAGCTGAGGGTGGTGTGGACGATAAGCGCGCTGGTAGCGGCTTCGGCGAGGCACCATCTGCTGAGGGAGGTGGTGAAGGAGCAAAAGCAGCTGGAGAGGCTGGTTCTGAGGGACAAGGACGGTGAGGGAACGGTGGTGATGGACAAAGACGGCCTCAGGGAGTTCAGGGAAGACCCGGCGCAGTTGCAGGTTAGCGACGACCTTAGCGTCGTGAGCGGCGGCGAGGGCGGTCAGGGTCAGGGGATGTGGGAGAGGAAGTTGGGTGGTAGGACGCCGGTGCCGAGCGTGAGGCTGAGAATGAGGCACGTGCTGAAGCTGGAGGTGGAAGGAGGGGCATGGATGGGCGGTGCGACACTTGTAATCGTGAAGCCCACAAGTTCAAATTGGAGGGACGATGGGGCCCAGCCCCAACAGCAAGCGCTGGAGGGTGACGTGGAGGATGAGGAGGAGAAGGACGCTGAGTTGGCATTGGAGGCTTTTGGGGGAGGCGTGTATGGGGAGGCGGTTCGAGCGCTGGTCAAGACTCGTGGCTACCTTTTGGAAATGAACTCCTTTTGA
- the LOC132190624 gene encoding uncharacterized protein LOC132190624: MRIVQICKTLISLSHKNPPHLHKPPIPHYSISLFFLSSSSSSSVPSSEQSNSTIAVVDYLINQQQFSPEAALKASSAITYLKKPEAADSILLFLKESGFSKTHIEQVVKSRPEVLSSKLTSTIKPKIKVFQDLGFAPDDIADIISTDPWILTRSAHKLGPSILVLKSILGSNAGVVRVLKISAWFLKHDLQKTMLPNIEFMKHCGISSSQIVKYLFNFPRFFLLKPASIRDFVQTVDEMGCNRKSKMFLSAIRTVSSMTEENWELKLKLFRSLGFSESDILDVFRRVPQVFAVSERKIKGVTEVLLLSAWNIDISYIVSHPELLICSIENRLKPRLRVLEILEKKNMLKKKPCLTTVCKMTEKRFSDKYLLPYSKELTEPK, from the coding sequence ATGAGAATTGTGCAAATCTGCAAAACCCTCATCTCACTCTCTCACAAAAACCCTCCACATCTCCACAAACCCCCAATTCCCCACTactcaatctctctcttttttctctcctcctcctcctcctcctccgtaCCCAGTAGCGAACAATCAAATTCCACCATAGCTGTCGTAGACTACTTGATCAACCAGCAACAGTTCTCCCCTGAAGCCGCTCTTAAAGCCTCATCAGCAATAACTTACCTGAAAAAACCCGAAGCGGCAGATTCCATACTTTTGTTCCTTAAGGAGAGCGGTTTCTCTAAAACCCATATCGAGCAAGTTGTTAAGAGCCGCCCCGAAGTTCTCTCTTCCAAACTCACCAGTACCATCAAACCGAAAATTAAGGTTTTCCAGGACTTGGGCTTTGCGCCCGACGACATTGCGGATATCATATCCACTGACCCATGGATTCTTACACGAAGTGCGCATAAGCTTGGACCCTCAATTTTGGTGTTGAAGAGTATACTGGGCTCCAATGCAGGTGTTGTTAGGGTCTTAAAGATTTCTGCGTGGTTTTTAAAGCATGATTTGCAAAAGACTATGTTGCCCAATATCGAATTTATGAAGCATTGTGGAATTAGTTCTTCGCAGattgttaaatatttgtttaacTTCCCTAGGTTTTTTCTGCTTAAGCCAGCAAGTATTCGGGATTTCGTTCAAACGGTTGATGAAATGGGTTGCAATAGGAAATCAAAGATGTTTCTTTCTGCTATTCGGACAGTGAGTTCAATGACAGAAGAGAATTGGGAGCTCAAGTTGAAGCTTTTTCGAAGTCTAGGGTTTTCAGAAAGTGATATTCTGGATGTGTTTAGGAGGGTGCCTCAGGTTTTTGCTGTATCTGAGAGGAAAATCAAGGGGGTAACGGAAGTGCTGCTGCTTAGTGCGTGGAACATAGATATCTCTTATATAGTTAGCCACCCGGAATTGCTTATTTGCAGCATTGAGAACAGGTTAAAGCCCCGTCTACGAGTGTTGGAGAttctggaaaagaaaaatatgcttAAGAAGAAACCCTGTTTGACCACAGTTTGCAAAATGACTGAGAAGAGGTTCTCAGACAAATATTTGCTTCCTTATTCAAAAGAACTGACGGAGCCAAAGTAG